The Aspergillus nidulans FGSC A4 chromosome VII nucleotide sequence CAGACATTATCATTCGACTTCACCTCATCCGTTCATGGGACATCTCGGTACCAGCTTCCGTCAGAGGAAGATCTCGGTCGTTTGTCTCCGGCAACGCAAGGCGTCCTTCCTCCGTCAGGTGCCTGGGTTGCCATCTCTCCCCCAGCTCTAACCACCCTGTTACCTTTTCTATTCAAACCACCTCGTTCGTACTCCGAGTTTGTGGCCGGTGGAGCGGCTGACCCACAGAATGCTGTCTGGAAGGTTGCGACAGCGAGGTACGAGGTTCTAGTCGCCTTGTATAGGTCTATTCAAAGCATAGAGGACAGAGCGTCGGACCTTGAGGATATTGTACGcactttgaagaagagggtaGACGACGGACCTCTTGGTCCTGGAACTCAGACAATTGCCCAGGTGGAGACGGTAGGCCTATAGAAATCGCAAGGGAATAAAAATCTCTGTCACAGTTATATCCTCGTATTTCCCTTCTATGTATACGAGATATCTAAAGCAAGCGGCCTGGAATGGTGCTCCGAGCCCTAATTTCGATGCGTTTTGGCCCCGCCAAGGCGGTGAGTCAAGCTCCGCCGGAACTTTTCTCGCAGCCGCGGTCATCTCCAGAcagctttcttttccttttaATCATATCTTACAAAGACCATGTCGCGATTTGGCGCAAAGAAGGGCAGAAAGCTGCCCGGCTCAGAATTTACATGGGATGGCACAGATGCGAACGGAGAGGCAGACACAGCACCTACGCCCTTATTTCCTGTACGTTAAGCACCTCCCACCTTCTGGGCTATGACAAAATCAAACTTTCATGCGCGATCTTCTGCCCTTTGTGTGCATATGCATACGTGCCTCATCGCATTCCATTCGGTTATGGTCTGACCCGTCTATATAGAAATACAACATCCCACAGCCACGGCCCCTAAGCGCCCGCGAAAAAACTCAAGTCGACCTCTACCGCACCCTCCGCGAACGCTTCCATGACGGGCCCTACTATTCGATTCTCGGTGTCTCTGCAGGGGCGGCAGGGTACACGGGTAGCTCCAAGGCTAATTTCGACCCGTTCAATGGCATGCAAAGTTATTCCGGGAAGTAccaaaagaagaaaagacttGTGCCGAAGATACAGGGGAGGCCATATGGTAAGCCACCCTAACTCATAGTCGTTCATTACGTTTGGTGTGTAAGGATGCTGATATTTGAGCGTCGCGCAGTCATGAAATTCTTCCCTCGCGAACTCTGGACGACCATCCAACCGAACTACAAGCCCGACGGCATCTTAGACGGCTACGTCCCGCAGACACTACAGACTGGAACAAAACGTGGGttcgaagaagacgatgaagatgaggactCTGCAAAGCGCCGACGAGAAGACGgtgaggagggcgaggatttGGAGAACAACGGTCTcctggaagacgaggaagatcaggagggcgaggaggagattgaggacgatgactttgaggatgacgatgatgagatGGGAGGCGACTACAACGCAGAGCAATACTTTGACGGCGGTGACGACGAATATGGAGATGATGGGTTTGGCGATGGAGGGGGCGGTGGCGACGAGGACACCTATTAACCACGCGGTGTATAAACGGATGGATACCCTTGCTGAGATTCTTGGAGTTTGGCTTTCTTTCCATCGAAGCGGTTACATAGCATACTACTGGAGTTGGTTGAGTTGTTTCGTTGACATGATTCCGATCACCAGCTTATGAGCATTTCTTTATCATTATTTCTCTGCTTTTGTGGTATCAGCTCTCAAAACATCTCAAGAATACCCCTAATCGATTCTGATATCCTCATAGACCTCCGCTACCGGTCCTATAAGCCACAACTAAACGACACAGCGACATGACGTGTCATCAGGCCAGGGCCATTATGATCCTCCAATTGAACCCTGAGTTACTGAAAAATTCATATACTGAATATGACTGAGACATCGTGGCGCTGCTAGCACTTCCGTGATATTGCACTAGTCCTGGCTGTGTAAATACGTTCATATGCGCATGGCCACCTGCAGATGCAAGATACACTCCAGTATCCACAGATGAACTGTAGTTCGTCCGAAACATTTCTCTAAGCTGCCCCACCCCGTCATGACCAGGATGCCGGCTCTACTTAGTTCCCCTGCAGTGTCTCGTGTAGTCGCACGGCAGAGTAGTGCATCTGAGGTGTCTGCGGGGAACGCTCAGAGATGACCGCGCGGTTCGGCGATAACGGCCTCAAATCCGCAGCCTACTGGATTCTGTAAATGGAGGCCGGTAGTAGATGAGGCGAAATGGCGAATTAGTGTCCTTTCCTCTCGTTGAGTCATATTGAGGGACCGCTGCTTCCTGACTCCAAGGCAGTTTACAGGATTGATCTACAGTTTTACCGCTAGCAGGACACCAATCCTATCACTTCGAACTCTGAACGACTATCCTTAGTGTAGACTCTAGAGGCACACTCGAGGCACACTCTAGTGGCAACCTAGTGACCTCTCAGCGAGGAAGTTGCCTAAAGGCCGACCTAGTAGAGTATCATATCATAGTTTTATACTATATGGTTGATCTCACAATCAATTGTCCAACTGCCTCACTTCTACCTCATAGAATTACAATATATGTAGAATTCCCAAGATGATATCCGACCTCCATTCACAGTTACCGGATCAACTTTCCGTATATTGCCTCGTGTCAATAGAGAGGAACGCTTCAACCTCACGATCTCGCCGCCGGACCC carries:
- a CDS encoding DNA-directed RNA polymerase III subunit C31 (transcript_id=CADANIAT00008921), translated to MSRFGAKKGRKLPGSEFTWDGTDANGEADTAPTPLFPKYNIPQPRPLSAREKTQVDLYRTLRERFHDGPYYSILGVSAGAAGYTGSSKANFDPFNGMQSYSGKYQKKKRLVPKIQGRPYVMKFFPRELWTTIQPNYKPDGILDGYVPQTLQTGTKRGFEEDDEDEDSAKRRREDGEEGEDLENNGLLEDEEDQEGEEEIEDDDFEDDDDEMGGDYNAEQYFDGGDDEYGDDGFGDGGGGGDEDTY